A region of uncultured Draconibacterium sp. DNA encodes the following proteins:
- the mnmA gene encoding tRNA 2-thiouridine(34) synthase MnmA, giving the protein MSRVVVGLSGGVDSSVAAWLLKEQGHEVIGLFMINYREREGVLTSSCTWEEDSLIAKMVAKKLDIPFHIVDLSKDYKQRVIDYMFAEYQAGRTPNPDVLCNREIKFDTFMEEALKFDADFVATGHYCRKSEVEVNGKTIHQLLAGKDPNKDQSYFLCQLNQKQLSKAMFPIGELLKPEVREIARQQNLPTAERKDSQGICFVGKVDLPTFLQQQLEPKVGNVIEIPAKFMEKKKQLEVSEENYKKLCFQFPYKPWNGEVIGEHQGAHFYTVGQRKGLNIGGRKEPLFVIGTDVKRNIIYVGEGFEHPGLYRKGLFVATENMHWIRPDLKMQVGEKREFDIRIRYRQPLEKGTIHMKEDGAWFLFENEQRGITSGQFAAWYLDDELIGSGAIL; this is encoded by the coding sequence ATGAGCAGGGTAGTAGTAGGACTTTCAGGTGGTGTTGATTCGAGTGTAGCAGCCTGGTTGTTAAAGGAGCAGGGGCACGAGGTGATCGGGTTGTTTATGATTAACTACCGCGAACGCGAAGGTGTGTTGACCAGTTCGTGTACGTGGGAAGAAGACTCACTGATTGCCAAAATGGTAGCCAAAAAACTCGATATCCCGTTTCATATTGTCGATTTAAGCAAAGACTATAAACAACGTGTTATCGATTATATGTTTGCTGAATACCAGGCCGGTCGTACACCAAATCCCGATGTGCTGTGTAACCGCGAGATTAAATTCGACACTTTTATGGAAGAAGCCCTGAAGTTTGACGCCGATTTTGTGGCAACAGGGCATTATTGCAGAAAGTCGGAAGTCGAGGTGAATGGAAAAACCATTCATCAGCTTTTGGCCGGAAAAGATCCGAATAAAGACCAGAGTTATTTCCTGTGTCAGCTGAACCAAAAGCAGCTGTCGAAAGCAATGTTCCCGATAGGAGAGTTGTTAAAACCTGAAGTGCGTGAAATTGCGCGTCAGCAAAACCTGCCAACTGCCGAGCGGAAAGATTCGCAGGGTATTTGTTTCGTTGGGAAAGTTGATCTTCCAACCTTTTTGCAGCAGCAACTGGAGCCTAAAGTGGGTAATGTGATTGAGATTCCTGCAAAATTTATGGAAAAGAAAAAACAGCTTGAAGTTTCGGAAGAAAATTATAAAAAGTTGTGTTTTCAGTTTCCGTATAAACCGTGGAATGGCGAAGTGATCGGCGAACATCAGGGGGCACATTTTTATACTGTTGGGCAACGTAAAGGGCTGAATATTGGTGGCCGTAAAGAGCCGCTTTTTGTAATTGGCACCGATGTAAAACGCAACATTATTTATGTGGGCGAAGGTTTTGAGCATCCCGGTTTGTACCGCAAAGGATTGTTTGTAGCCACAGAGAATATGCACTGGATACGACCCGACCTGAAAATGCAGGTTGGCGAGAAACGCGAATTTGATATTCGTATTCGTTACCGTCAGCCACTGGAAAAAGGAACAATACATATGAAAGAAGACGGTGCCTGGTTTTTGTTCGAAAACGAACAACGGGGAATCACTTCGGGGCAATTTGCAGCCTGGTATTTGGATGATGAACTGATCGGTTCCGGAGCGATTTTATGA
- a CDS encoding DUF1801 domain-containing protein — protein sequence MQKKKPASVEEYIEELPEIAQSRIKELRSILKSVAPEAKEGLKWGKPAFESVTILFAYSAHKSHLSFTPTGPAMKPFEKELSEYTTKQDSVQFQYDKPLPENLIRKIAEYRKEDAEEKGAKWKY from the coding sequence ATGCAAAAAAAGAAGCCTGCCAGTGTAGAAGAATACATTGAAGAATTGCCTGAAATTGCTCAATCGAGAATAAAAGAACTGCGCTCGATTTTAAAAAGTGTTGCTCCCGAAGCAAAAGAGGGATTAAAGTGGGGAAAACCGGCGTTTGAATCAGTAACAATACTTTTCGCATATTCTGCGCATAAATCTCATTTGAGTTTCACCCCAACAGGACCAGCAATGAAGCCATTTGAAAAAGAGCTTAGTGAATATACAACTAAACAGGATTCTGTTCAATTTCAGTATGACAAGCCACTCCCTGAAAATCTTATCCGAAAAATTGCAGAATACAGAAAAGAAGATGCAGAAGAAAAAGGTGCAAAATGGAAATATTAA
- a CDS encoding cytochrome c oxidase subunit 3 family protein, whose translation MAEHQHAHVEHPDMYDPESSKIGMWLFIFTELLLFGGLFIVYSVYRYLNSDAFHLAAEELNTFIGAFNTVILLVSSMTIAMSTTALQKGHKKVAIALVVITFLIGIGFLVNKYFEWGVKFSHGIWPGSEQMLNEMSQGEILFFGLYFVMTGLHALHIIVGLIIMGFAIRGVANGKVNAKRPSLLENCGLYWHLVDLIWIFLFPLFYLIH comes from the coding sequence ATGGCTGAACATCAACATGCTCATGTGGAGCACCCCGACATGTACGATCCCGAATCGTCGAAAATCGGAATGTGGCTGTTTATTTTTACCGAACTACTATTGTTTGGCGGCCTGTTTATCGTTTACTCGGTTTATCGTTATCTGAATTCTGATGCATTTCACCTGGCGGCCGAAGAACTAAATACCTTTATTGGTGCGTTTAATACCGTAATTCTGTTGGTAAGTAGTATGACGATTGCCATGTCGACCACTGCTTTGCAAAAAGGACATAAGAAAGTAGCCATAGCACTGGTTGTTATTACTTTTCTTATTGGTATTGGCTTTTTAGTGAATAAGTATTTTGAGTGGGGCGTAAAATTCTCGCACGGAATCTGGCCCGGATCAGAACAAATGCTGAATGAAATGAGCCAGGGGGAAATTCTATTCTTTGGTTTGTATTTTGTAATGACCGGACTTCATGCTCTGCATATTATTGTGGGGCTGATAATTATGGGCTTTGCAATCAGGGGGGTGGCCAATGGAAAAGTAAATGCCAAACGCCCGTCGTTACTCGAAAATTGTGGTCTGTACTGGCACCTTGTCGACCTGATTTGGATTTTCCTGTTCCCGCTATTTTATCTCATCCATTAA
- a CDS encoding spondin domain-containing protein yields MKALRFTMAAVLAVILFTRCEKDEMIDVPAEMYTITVENVSVPYHYFEAGAEFGVTGGDATPPAHPGETITVHFHAGPSHKLSFASMYGASNDWFYAPADDGIELFPGGSALEGDITNMVYLWDAGTEVDGSTTDEEESNPIGMVSTTEENIEVILDYNGESMFTLTINVLPGSATPLSPVAWVVHSMDQHPIFMDGELDYGMGLEALAETGNAGPLGEYLEMHSGYVSPVAPVLWAVHSKDEMPIFTNNTADRGEGLELLAETGNPGDLAASLIGMGYHAGAYAVPDGKNSAGPLFPGDKYTFSIDAKPNQYLSIASMLGNSNDIFFAFGDSGIKLNFGNDAQDITEEVMLWDAGTEVNEYPGTKSMDEDEGGVVRLLDDGFMYPDVDKIIKVTIRKSK; encoded by the coding sequence ATGAAAGCATTACGATTTACAATGGCAGCAGTGTTGGCTGTAATCCTTTTTACACGTTGCGAAAAAGACGAAATGATTGATGTTCCGGCAGAAATGTACACGATAACGGTTGAAAACGTTTCGGTGCCCTACCACTATTTTGAGGCAGGTGCCGAGTTTGGCGTTACCGGCGGCGATGCTACTCCTCCGGCACATCCCGGCGAAACCATAACGGTTCATTTTCATGCCGGACCAAGTCACAAATTATCATTTGCATCGATGTACGGCGCATCAAACGACTGGTTTTATGCCCCCGCTGATGACGGGATTGAACTATTCCCCGGAGGATCGGCGCTGGAAGGCGATATTACCAACATGGTTTATTTGTGGGATGCCGGAACAGAGGTTGACGGATCGACAACAGACGAAGAGGAAAGTAATCCTATTGGCATGGTTTCCACAACAGAAGAAAACATTGAGGTAATTCTTGATTACAATGGTGAAAGTATGTTTACACTAACGATCAATGTACTTCCGGGATCAGCAACACCGCTATCTCCGGTAGCATGGGTGGTTCACTCAATGGATCAACACCCGATTTTTATGGATGGCGAGCTGGACTACGGAATGGGCTTGGAAGCATTAGCTGAAACAGGAAATGCAGGTCCGCTGGGTGAATACCTGGAAATGCATAGCGGTTATGTATCGCCTGTGGCTCCCGTGCTTTGGGCAGTGCATTCAAAAGACGAAATGCCCATCTTTACCAACAACACAGCCGACCGTGGCGAAGGATTGGAGCTATTGGCCGAAACCGGAAATCCGGGCGATTTGGCTGCCAGTCTGATTGGTATGGGATATCACGCAGGTGCTTATGCTGTACCTGACGGAAAAAACAGTGCAGGCCCACTTTTCCCCGGCGATAAATACACCTTTAGCATTGATGCAAAACCCAACCAGTATTTAAGTATTGCCAGTATGTTGGGCAACTCCAACGATATCTTCTTTGCCTTTGGCGACAGTGGTATTAAGTTGAACTTTGGAAACGATGCCCAGGACATTACCGAAGAAGTGATGTTGTGGGATGCCGGTACGGAAGTAAATGAATACCCGGGAACAAAATCGATGGATGAAGATGAAGGCGGCGTAGTTCGTTTGCTTGACGACGGCTTCATGTATCCTGACGTAGATAAAATTATTAAGGTTACAATCAGAAAAAGTAAATAA
- a CDS encoding HAMP domain-containing sensor histidine kinase: MRTKIFNRLYLQVSAIFLLVLFMFTAIALYISVQSSAKYSVEVNQRLNRNLATSMVDVIKPAMKDEIASDEAIADIMHSMMVINPIVEVYLLDPNGKILNYVAPDKVVKLEHVNLEPIREFIADPDHSIIYGDDPRNPGEFKTFSAATITEDGVLKGYIYIVLASQEYVSAAQTVLGSYILGLSIRSVIIILIISALVGLLAIWLITKKLNPIIDGIQEFKTGNLASRIAVKSEGELDRIALVFNQMADTIEQNIRELEGVDNLRRELISNVSHDLRTPVASIQGYAETLILKEDNISDEERKKYHQIIFKSCGRLQRLVEELFELSKLETNQIELHTEPFSISELVYDIVNKYRILSQKKGINIDTVMAKNVPVVEADISLINRVLQNLIDNAMKFCREGDSIKIEIDTKEPEKVEIRVVDSGPGIKQEDLPNVFQRYFKGRNDENSTGLGLAIVKKIIDLHHSNIRVQSQYGKGAKFIFDLPKAFTA, translated from the coding sequence ATGAGGACAAAGATATTTAACCGATTATACCTACAAGTGTCAGCCATATTCTTGCTGGTGCTATTTATGTTTACGGCCATTGCGCTATATATTTCGGTACAATCGTCGGCCAAATATTCGGTAGAGGTTAACCAGCGCCTGAACCGCAACCTGGCCACCAGCATGGTGGATGTTATTAAGCCGGCGATGAAAGACGAAATCGCCAGCGACGAAGCCATTGCCGATATCATGCACTCGATGATGGTGATCAACCCGATAGTTGAAGTCTATTTACTCGATCCCAATGGAAAGATCCTGAATTATGTAGCTCCTGATAAAGTGGTAAAACTCGAGCACGTAAACCTGGAGCCGATCCGGGAATTTATTGCCGATCCGGATCACAGTATTATTTACGGCGACGATCCGCGGAATCCGGGTGAGTTTAAAACCTTCTCGGCCGCCACCATTACCGAAGACGGAGTTTTAAAAGGATACATTTATATTGTTTTGGCCAGCCAGGAATATGTTTCGGCCGCGCAAACCGTACTAGGTAGTTATATTCTGGGGCTGTCCATCCGCTCGGTTATCATTATTCTTATCATTTCGGCGCTGGTGGGTTTGCTGGCCATTTGGCTGATCACCAAAAAATTAAACCCGATCATCGACGGAATTCAGGAATTTAAAACAGGAAACCTGGCATCGCGTATTGCGGTAAAAAGCGAAGGCGAACTCGACCGTATTGCGCTGGTTTTTAACCAGATGGCCGACACCATCGAGCAAAACATTCGCGAACTGGAAGGCGTTGACAACCTTCGGCGCGAGTTGATCAGCAATGTGTCGCACGATTTGCGTACGCCCGTGGCTTCTATCCAGGGTTATGCAGAAACATTGATACTGAAAGAGGATAATATCTCGGATGAAGAACGGAAAAAATACCATCAGATCATTTTTAAAAGTTGTGGCCGGTTACAGCGCCTGGTGGAAGAACTGTTCGAATTATCGAAACTGGAAACCAACCAGATAGAATTGCACACCGAACCCTTTTCCATTTCGGAACTGGTTTACGATATTGTGAATAAATACCGTATCCTTTCACAAAAAAAGGGTATTAATATTGATACGGTGATGGCGAAAAATGTTCCTGTGGTAGAAGCCGATATTTCGCTGATTAACCGGGTGCTGCAAAACCTGATCGATAATGCCATGAAATTTTGCCGCGAAGGCGACAGTATAAAAATAGAAATTGATACCAAGGAACCCGAAAAAGTGGAAATCCGTGTGGTGGATTCCGGACCGGGTATTAAACAGGAAGATCTGCCGAACGTTTTCCAGCGTTACTTTAAAGGCCGTAACGACGAGAACAGTACCGGACTGGGACTGGCCATTGTTAAAAAGATCATCGATTTGCATCATTCGAACATCCGGGTGCAAAGCCAGTACGGGAAAGGGGCTAAATTTATCTTCGATCTGCCCAAAGCATTTACGGCGTAA
- a CDS encoding cytochrome C oxidase subunit IV family protein, which translates to MSEDKHHDIVPYRLYVIVLVALLALTFGSIGITSIELGEFTVAAALLFAVVKSALVLTYFMHLKYDKPYIKLMVAFVFAIFVVVIVITFLDYLYRV; encoded by the coding sequence ATGTCAGAAGATAAACATCATGATATCGTTCCGTATCGATTATACGTCATTGTTTTGGTGGCGCTGTTGGCACTAACTTTTGGTTCGATAGGAATTACCTCGATAGAATTGGGTGAATTTACTGTTGCCGCAGCCTTGCTGTTTGCCGTAGTAAAATCGGCACTGGTGTTAACTTACTTTATGCACCTTAAATACGACAAACCATACATTAAACTGATGGTGGCCTTTGTGTTTGCCATTTTTGTGGTTGTAATTGTGATAACCTTTTTAGATTACCTCTATAGAGTATAA
- a CDS encoding protoheme IX farnesyltransferase, with protein sequence MKQQLKIIYELGKVRISLPIALSALTGYVLFTHDVDAQGWLLLLGVFFMACSSSVLNHWQERDVDAQMPRTKDRPLPSGRISPKNAFLVAIGFAVLGSVILIFSNPPMALLLSWLTLFFYNGVYTPLKKVSAFAVIPGSMVGAIPPMIGWAGAGGSLTSEVILMVAAFFFIGQIPHFWLLLLMFGEQYKLAKMPSLNQLFSELQIKRVTYTWILTTIASAFLVIFFVIGNKLIMFLLMFYIFYLLSSLTMAVFVQDEFKVRPSFYKLNFLYLFMMIFLIVDSLVHT encoded by the coding sequence ATGAAACAACAGCTAAAAATAATATACGAATTGGGCAAGGTGCGAATATCGCTGCCCATTGCTTTGTCGGCATTAACGGGTTATGTGCTTTTTACGCACGATGTTGATGCGCAAGGGTGGTTGTTGTTGTTGGGTGTATTTTTTATGGCATGCAGTTCAAGTGTTCTTAATCACTGGCAGGAGCGCGATGTTGATGCACAAATGCCACGTACAAAAGACCGTCCGCTACCATCAGGTAGAATTAGCCCAAAAAATGCATTTTTGGTAGCTATTGGTTTTGCAGTTCTTGGCTCAGTCATTCTTATTTTTAGTAATCCGCCAATGGCTTTGCTTTTAAGCTGGTTAACGCTTTTCTTTTACAACGGCGTTTACACACCGCTAAAAAAAGTATCGGCGTTTGCCGTAATTCCCGGATCGATGGTAGGCGCAATTCCACCTATGATCGGTTGGGCCGGAGCAGGTGGAAGTCTCACATCAGAAGTTATTCTAATGGTAGCCGCCTTCTTTTTTATCGGGCAAATACCGCATTTCTGGTTGCTTCTGTTGATGTTTGGTGAGCAATACAAACTGGCAAAAATGCCCAGTCTGAACCAGCTTTTTTCTGAACTACAAATAAAACGGGTAACCTACACCTGGATTCTCACAACAATTGCATCCGCATTTCTGGTTATCTTTTTTGTTATCGGCAACAAACTCATCATGTTTCTGCTGATGTTTTACATCTTTTATCTGCTGTCGTCGCTCACCATGGCGGTATTCGTACAGGACGAATTTAAAGTGCGTCCATCATTCTACAAACTCAACTTCCTTTACCTTTTTATGATGATCTTTTTAATTGTTGACAGTTTGGTTCACACATAA
- a CDS encoding YicC/YloC family endoribonuclease: MIKSMTGFGKAEFEVNNKKITIEIKSLNSKQIDINTRTPALYREKDIIIRKAIAEKLVRGKVDFNIYVENLGDETNSKINEPILKGYYNQLNEISKELGLAVDQSTLQAAMRLPDVVKTEYETLDESEWGTIYSNILAALEDINSFREKEGNALESDILGNVENISSLLKQVEPFEKQRIEALKVRLTDNLEALKMNGNVDENRFEQELIFYLEKLDINEEKVRLANHCEYFFETAKQNGASGKKLGFISQEIGREINTIGSKANETNIQRIVVQMKDHLERVKEQLLNVL, from the coding sequence ATGATAAAATCAATGACCGGCTTTGGTAAAGCCGAATTCGAGGTAAACAACAAAAAGATTACCATTGAAATTAAATCGCTAAACAGTAAACAAATCGATATCAATACCCGGACTCCCGCCTTGTATCGCGAAAAAGATATTATTATTCGTAAAGCGATTGCCGAAAAACTGGTGCGCGGGAAAGTTGATTTTAACATATACGTGGAAAACCTGGGCGACGAAACCAATTCGAAAATTAACGAACCCATTCTGAAAGGTTATTACAATCAACTGAATGAGATCAGCAAAGAACTGGGATTGGCTGTTGACCAAAGTACTTTGCAGGCGGCTATGCGTTTGCCCGATGTGGTGAAAACCGAATACGAGACACTCGACGAATCAGAGTGGGGAACCATATACTCGAATATTCTGGCAGCGCTTGAGGACATAAATTCTTTTCGTGAAAAAGAAGGGAATGCACTTGAGTCTGATATTCTTGGCAATGTAGAGAATATCAGTAGTTTGTTAAAACAGGTTGAGCCGTTCGAGAAGCAGCGTATTGAAGCATTAAAAGTGCGATTAACGGATAATCTGGAAGCGCTGAAGATGAATGGCAACGTAGATGAAAACCGTTTTGAGCAGGAACTGATTTTCTACCTCGAAAAACTGGACATTAACGAAGAGAAAGTTCGCCTGGCCAATCATTGCGAGTATTTCTTCGAAACCGCAAAACAAAACGGTGCATCGGGTAAAAAGCTGGGTTTTATTTCGCAGGAAATCGGTCGCGAAATCAACACCATCGGATCAAAAGCCAACGAAACCAATATTCAGCGTATCGTTGTGCAGATGAAAGATCATCTGGAGCGAGTAAAAGAACAATTGTTGAATGTTTTGTAA
- the coxB gene encoding cytochrome c oxidase subunit II yields the protein MYSSEITKASNFVQGVDTAFLVIMGISFLFLIGLTVVMLVFIFKYNKKRNPKATQIEGSTKLEIIWTVIPFLITMLMFYYGWAGWKPMQRAPKDAMEITAYGRMWNFSFEYENGRRTDTLFLPKDQPVKLNLVAMDVLHSLYIPAFRVKQDMVPGKKDNFMWFEPQKVGTYELFCAEYCGLQHSYMYTYVEVMEDSAFQSWITDTTSVAASVAEIESPAATGKRIMQNIGCFACHTLDGTKLVGPSFKGIWGEEQTVKTGGQTRQVMVDEEYIRKSIYDPNADVVDGYNKGLMVSYEGQLSDEDIDNIIEYLKTVK from the coding sequence ATGTATAGCTCAGAAATAACCAAAGCCTCAAATTTTGTTCAGGGTGTCGATACTGCATTTCTTGTCATTATGGGTATATCGTTTTTGTTCCTTATCGGGCTAACGGTAGTAATGCTGGTGTTTATTTTTAAATACAACAAGAAAAGGAACCCAAAAGCAACACAGATTGAAGGAAGTACCAAACTCGAGATCATTTGGACAGTTATTCCTTTTCTAATTACCATGCTGATGTTTTACTACGGTTGGGCAGGTTGGAAACCCATGCAACGCGCACCAAAAGACGCGATGGAAATTACCGCCTACGGACGGATGTGGAACTTTAGTTTTGAATATGAAAATGGCCGACGTACCGATACGCTTTTTCTGCCAAAAGACCAGCCGGTAAAATTAAACCTGGTGGCCATGGATGTGTTGCACAGTCTGTATATTCCGGCTTTTCGTGTAAAGCAGGATATGGTGCCAGGTAAAAAAGATAATTTCATGTGGTTTGAGCCACAAAAAGTAGGAACCTACGAACTGTTTTGTGCCGAGTATTGTGGCTTGCAGCACTCCTACATGTACACTTATGTGGAGGTAATGGAAGATTCTGCGTTCCAATCGTGGATAACAGATACAACAAGTGTTGCTGCCTCGGTTGCCGAAATTGAATCGCCGGCTGCAACGGGTAAACGTATTATGCAAAATATCGGTTGTTTTGCCTGTCACACACTGGATGGGACCAAACTGGTTGGACCAAGTTTTAAAGGTATTTGGGGCGAAGAACAAACGGTAAAAACCGGTGGCCAAACACGGCAGGTTATGGTTGACGAGGAATATATCCGAAAATCAATTTACGATCCGAATGCCGATGTTGTGGATGGATACAATAAAGGATTAATGGTATCCTACGAAGGGCAACTTTCGGATGAGGACATCGACAATATAATTGAATACCTGAAAACCGTGAAGTAA
- a CDS encoding DEAD/DEAH box helicase, translating to MTFEELGINYDLLDAIEYMGFKNATPIQEQAIPIILEGSDLIACAQTGTGKTAAFLLPILDLIADLPGGETSTLIIVPTRELAMQIDQQVQGIGYTMGIHSIALYGGGDGDEWGQQKRALTKGADIIIATPGKLISHLNLGYVKFDKIEFLILDEADRMLDIGFYEDITKIISYLPKERQTLMFSATMAPKIRKLASEILNKPKEINIAMSKPAEGVLQAAYLIYDKQKGDLVAHLISENPDYSSVIIFCSTKRVTNELAKRLKKKGFDAEAISSDLEQKDRESVLNGFRSRRIRILVATDVMSRGIDIKDINLVINYDVPGDAEDYVHRVGRTARADSTGVALTLVNEDDMYKFHRIEELIEREVFKIPLPEQFGEGPEWRTPSKGKKHGHGKFHKYKKGTSQHKHRKSYQQKKKQ from the coding sequence ATGACGTTTGAAGAACTTGGCATTAATTACGATTTATTGGATGCCATAGAATACATGGGATTTAAAAATGCTACTCCGATTCAGGAGCAGGCAATTCCCATCATCCTGGAAGGTAGCGACCTTATTGCCTGTGCCCAAACCGGTACAGGAAAAACCGCAGCTTTTTTACTCCCTATTCTTGATTTAATTGCCGATTTACCCGGTGGAGAAACCTCAACGCTGATTATTGTACCAACACGCGAGCTGGCCATGCAAATCGATCAGCAGGTACAGGGAATTGGCTATACCATGGGGATTCATTCCATTGCCTTGTACGGCGGTGGCGATGGCGACGAATGGGGCCAACAAAAAAGAGCACTTACCAAAGGAGCCGACATTATTATCGCTACCCCCGGAAAACTGATCTCGCACCTGAACCTGGGATACGTAAAATTTGATAAGATCGAATTTCTGATTCTCGATGAGGCCGACCGAATGCTCGACATCGGTTTTTACGAAGACATCACCAAGATTATTTCATATCTGCCAAAAGAGCGCCAAACGCTGATGTTTAGTGCAACAATGGCACCAAAGATCAGGAAACTGGCATCGGAGATTCTCAATAAACCAAAAGAGATAAACATTGCCATGTCGAAACCGGCAGAAGGCGTGTTGCAGGCCGCGTACCTTATTTACGATAAACAAAAGGGCGATTTGGTGGCGCACCTTATTTCGGAAAACCCGGATTACAGCAGTGTTATCATTTTCTGCTCAACCAAGCGGGTAACCAACGAATTAGCAAAAAGGCTTAAAAAGAAAGGTTTTGATGCCGAAGCTATTTCTTCGGATCTGGAACAGAAAGACCGCGAAAGTGTGCTGAATGGATTTCGCTCAAGACGAATTCGTATTTTGGTGGCTACAGACGTAATGAGCCGCGGTATCGATATTAAAGACATTAACCTGGTGATCAACTACGATGTGCCGGGCGATGCCGAAGATTATGTGCACCGCGTTGGACGTACTGCGCGTGCCGACTCAACAGGTGTGGCACTTACCCTGGTGAACGAAGACGACATGTACAAGTTTCATCGTATTGAGGAGCTGATCGAGCGCGAAGTATTTAAGATTCCGCTACCCGAACAGTTTGGAGAAGGCCCGGAATGGCGAACTCCTTCGAAAGGGAAAAAGCACGGACACGGGAAATTTCATAAATACAAAAAAGGAACCAGCCAGCACAAACACCGCAAGTCGTACCAGCAAAAGAAAAAGCAATAA
- a CDS encoding response regulator transcription factor yields MEKALIIEDDKDISELVAIHLADMDLEVDKAFDGKDGLMKALNNQYRFILLDLRLPLLDGFEICKRLRMEKVNTPILMLTSKSEEIDKVLGLEMGADDYISKPFGIRELLARIKAVLRRYDSVQNPNDTEEKELRFDDLYINVGMRIVELNGNRIELSPKEFDLLIHLASHPGRTYTRMQLLNQIWGYEFDGFEHTVNSHINRLRSKIETNMNEPQYILTTWGVGYKFREN; encoded by the coding sequence ATGGAAAAAGCATTGATCATTGAAGACGACAAGGATATTTCCGAATTGGTAGCTATTCACCTGGCCGATATGGATTTGGAAGTTGACAAAGCTTTCGACGGAAAAGACGGATTAATGAAAGCGCTGAACAACCAATACCGTTTTATTTTGCTCGATCTCCGGCTTCCACTGCTCGACGGTTTTGAGATTTGTAAACGCCTGCGAATGGAAAAGGTAAACACCCCGATTTTAATGCTGACATCGAAATCGGAAGAGATCGACAAAGTACTCGGGCTTGAAATGGGTGCCGACGATTACATCTCAAAACCCTTTGGTATTCGCGAATTGCTGGCGCGTATAAAAGCGGTGCTCCGGCGTTACGATTCGGTTCAGAATCCAAATGACACGGAAGAAAAAGAACTTCGTTTCGATGATCTGTACATTAATGTAGGCATGCGTATTGTTGAATTAAACGGGAACCGGATTGAGCTTTCGCCAAAAGAATTCGATCTGCTGATTCACCTGGCATCGCACCCCGGACGAACGTATACGCGCATGCAGTTGCTTAACCAGATTTGGGGCTACGAGTTTGATGGATTTGAACATACCGTTAACTCGCACATTAACCGTTTGCGTTCGAAGATAGAGACGAATATGAACGAGCCGCAATATATACTTACCACCTGGGGAGTTGGATACAAATTCAGAGAAAATTAA
- a CDS encoding CPBP family intramembrane glutamic endopeptidase → MDINVEQGISARIGKQLHTNRLVKVGEILLVFISAFILIRLMNPVVGDDLILKQAVVWIANILMLIIVWTGLKLRGESWNNFGLTFKSISWREGTKMFLLSLFVFVLAVAGFFIGSIIMASITGIPDSADMSGYDFLKDNIGMLLVTLGGVYIVSSFGEEVIYRAFLINRISELGLDTKKGRIIVIILSSIIFGLVHYEWGSMGIVQTGFMGLALGICYIKFKKRLWILILAHAYMDTILLVQMYIASN, encoded by the coding sequence ATGGACATAAATGTGGAACAAGGAATAAGCGCCCGAATTGGTAAACAATTACATACAAATCGACTAGTTAAAGTAGGTGAAATCTTATTGGTATTTATTTCTGCCTTTATCCTTATTCGATTAATGAATCCTGTCGTTGGAGACGATCTTATTTTAAAACAAGCCGTAGTTTGGATAGCAAATATTCTGATGCTAATTATTGTATGGACCGGTCTTAAACTTCGTGGTGAAAGTTGGAATAATTTTGGGTTAACCTTTAAATCCATTTCCTGGAGAGAAGGCACAAAAATGTTTCTGCTTTCCCTTTTTGTTTTTGTTTTGGCAGTGGCTGGTTTCTTTATAGGATCTATTATAATGGCCAGCATAACAGGCATTCCAGACAGTGCAGACATGAGTGGGTATGATTTTTTGAAAGACAATATTGGAATGCTCCTTGTAACATTAGGAGGTGTGTATATTGTTTCTTCTTTTGGCGAGGAGGTGATTTACAGAGCTTTCTTAATCAACAGAATCTCAGAACTTGGATTAGATACAAAAAAGGGAAGAATCATAGTGATTATTCTTAGTTCAATTATTTTTGGATTAGTTCATTATGAGTGGGGCTCAATGGGAATTGTGCAAACTGGTTTTATGGGATTAGCTCTTGGTATATGTTATATCAAATTCAAAAAAAGGCTTTGGATACTGATTTTAGCACATGCATATATGGATACTATCCTTCTGGTACAAATGTATATTGCGAGCAATTAA